The stretch of DNA TACCCCATAGAGTTGTTGTTTCCTGGCCATGGCAGAAGAAAAGGTGGTTTATACCCGTGTCGGTTTCTAAGCAAGGGAATCTTGTCTTCTATGATAATCAGAAGAGAGGCTGTTCAAATATTATTCAGAAACAGATGAAATTCGTTGTGTTATATCTTCTTACTTTGAAAATTTGGTCTCACTTCCGTTAAAACCAAGCCACCGCAAAATTTGGATTCCAAAATCAGATGCCGCTTGTTTCCGATGTGAGGTTCTTGGTTATCCAAAGGTTTGAAACGGAATGAATTTGGGATATTCTACATGTCAAActattaattacaatatttattttgCTAACTCGTTTCTCTTCCTATCCAACTGACGAAATGGTCGACGTAAAATGTTTGCACACGTTAGAATTGAACCAAATGTGTAGTACGACTTAAAACCAAGACCATTCTCGTTTTCCCACAATGTTTATTTACATGGGTTATCTCGTCATAGTGTAGCAAAATTTGGAGTAcattatttattaatctttaCAAGtacaaataaacatttttgcTACAAACTCTTTTACTTGTGTTCTAAGACACTTAAATATGTTTAAAGATTATTACAGAAAGCAAACTCAACTTTTTCCGAGTTTTGGCTTGGAAACTAAAATCAACAGCGCCACACTacaaatatgcatatatatctgttattttttttattttttttggtgtgtgcaaaatatgttattttatatattcgcTTTTGCTTTTCTCAGTCTTGACTCTTTCAACGAACATTCGCGCCATAAGCTCCTAAGTTCCTCTCATCCAATGGATCAcaattgacaaaagaaaaacaaaagacagagCGAGAAACAAGACaaggaatacaaaaaaaatagtaaatctaatcaaccaaaaaaaaaaaaacactttgattaaccaaaaaaagaaagaaaggaagaaagagtTTCTTGAAACTCACGGTGGCCTAGCTCCGGTTAAGTAAATGGCCGTGGCCTGGCTAATCTGGCCGTTCGTGCTATCTCTAACAGCACTCTCCGCGAATTCGATAACCGAAACAGAATCATTGTTAAACTTCAAGAAGTCATTAAACAACACCAAGTCTCTTGATTCTTGGACACCAGATTCAGAGCCTTGTGGAGAAAGCCAACGATGGGTCGGATTACTCTGCAACAAAAACTCTGTCTTTGGTCTTCAGATCGAACAAATGGATCTAACAGGAAACATCGATGTCACTTCCTTAAAAGACCTACCTTCTCTACGAACCATAAGCATAATGAACAACTCTTTCTCCGGTAACATACCCGAGTTTAACCAGTTAACCGCTCTGAAATCGTTTTACATATCGGGTAATAACTTTTCTGGTAACATCCCTTCTGACTATTTCGCAACAATGGAGTCGTTAAAGAAAGCGTGGCTGTCAAACAACGAGTTCTCTGGTCTCATTCCTATCTCATTAGCTACCAAATTGCCAAATCTAATGGAGTTACGCCTCGAAAACAATCAGTTCATTGGGAGTATACCTAATTTCACacaaaaaactttaaatgatgTTGATCTCTCAAACAACCAACTAACCGGAGAAATACCTCCCGGTTTGTCGAAGTTCGACACGAAGGTTTTTGCGGGGAATCCTGGTCTTTGCGGTGGGAAGCTAGCAACTGCATGCCCGGAACCAAGAAATGCGACTGCATTTGTTACTATAGAAGGAACAATGAAAGATGCAAATAAGAGCAAATACTTTCTAGCATTCGGGACATTAGGAGTTCTTCTTGTCGTTGTCCTTGTCTCCTTAGCTttccggaagaagaagaagaagagacgtaGGAAGAAGGCACTTCGTACCTCTGGACAAGACAGTGGTGATGACCAACATATTCAGGTTAATTCCAATATTACACGAAATTTTCATAGCTTCAAAACGTTAAAacagagtttttcttttttaactaaacaaacacaaacaacttCTTGATATGATTGAGTCAGGTAACTGTTGATGAATCGAGAAGTAGTTCGAGGCATAGTAATAAGAGTAGTCGCTCAGGTGAATTGACGAATAAATCAACGGGTGCAGCAGGGCTGGTAATGGTGAACAGAGAAAAGGGTGATTTTGGTTTAACTGACTTGATGAAAGCAGCGGCTCATGTGCTCAACAATCCCGGAGGTGGAAGCAGCCGTCCTAGCAGCAGCGGAGGCGTGGGATCTGCATACAGAGCGGTGCTTTCAAACGGCATCACGGTGGTGGTGAAGCGTGTGACGGTGATGAATCAAGTGAGTGTTGACGTATTCGACAAGGAAATTAGGAGCTTGGGAAGCTTGAGACACAAGAATATATTAACACCTCTTGCTTACCATTTCCGACGGGACGAGAAATTACTAGTGTTCGAATTTGTGCCTAACTTGAGTTTGCTTCACCGATTACACGGCGATCACGGTGAAAAATTAGACTGGCCATCGAGACTCAAAATCATTCAAGGAATCGCTAGAGGAATGTGGTATCTCCATAGAGAATTAGGGTCTCTAAACCTACCACATGGAAACCTAAAATCGAGTAATATATTTCTTGCTGAAGACGGCGAGCCTATAGTCTCCGAATTCGGACTTCAAAGATTGATCAATCCCGACGCTCAATCTCAGTCTCTCGTCGCGTATAAGTCTCCAGAAGCGGTTCGTGAAGGAACCGTCTCTGCCAAATCCGATGTTTTCAGTTTTGGAGTTGTGGTTCTTGAGATATTGACCGGAAAATTCCCGTCTCAATACGCCGGTTTGAATAGAGCCGGTGGGACGAATTTGGTGGAGTGGATTGGCTCCGCCATGGAACAAGGTGGTTGGATGGATCTTCTTCATCCGACGGTGGTTAACGCTGCCGCTGATGATCAAATGATGGAGGAAGAGATTGAAAACGTTTTAAGGATCGGTGTGAGATGTACCGGAGAAGATCCTGATCGGCGACCAAATATGACTGAAGTCATCGATGAACTGACGCTTGAAGATTCTAACGACGACTTTATCACCATAGAAACTTAGCTTCACCGTAAACCAATTCCAATTACCGTTAGATTCATGCAGAttcaccatttttgtttttttttaacttatgtttttttgctGTTTAAGTTTGTATATGATTAAAGTATTAAGGTTAAGGCTACTTGTAAAACAAGAAAAGGGTGTGTGTTTGAACGTTTTGAGCATAGATTAGTTAATTAGATTGTCTTGCTGTTTTATTACCACTAACCTTTGGTATTAAAAACACATCATTAGCGTTGTTAGCGATATGCTGTTGTGTAATTTATTACCACTTGTCAACTTTGGTATTAAAAACACAACATTAACGATTAAGTAATCAATGAAAGTTACAAGTTACGAACCAATAATATGGCCATATCACGTGTTTGTGGTATACGTACGTGATGAGAGGAAAAAATGATAAACTAAATTGTATGACAACTAAACACAGCTGTAGATTAACGAATCGTGaaattattattgatatttttatca from Camelina sativa cultivar DH55 chromosome 9, Cs, whole genome shotgun sequence encodes:
- the LOC104715821 gene encoding pollen receptor-like kinase 3, encoding MAVAWLIWPFVLSLTALSANSITETESLLNFKKSLNNTKSLDSWTPDSEPCGESQRWVGLLCNKNSVFGLQIEQMDLTGNIDVTSLKDLPSLRTISIMNNSFSGNIPEFNQLTALKSFYISGNNFSGNIPSDYFATMESLKKAWLSNNEFSGLIPISLATKLPNLMELRLENNQFIGSIPNFTQKTLNDVDLSNNQLTGEIPPGLSKFDTKVFAGNPGLCGGKLATACPEPRNATAFVTIEGTMKDANKSKYFLAFGTLGVLLVVVLVSLAFRKKKKKRRRKKALRTSGQDSGDDQHIQVTVDESRSSSRHSNKSSRSGELTNKSTGAAGLVMVNREKGDFGLTDLMKAAAHVLNNPGGGSSRPSSSGGVGSAYRAVLSNGITVVVKRVTVMNQVSVDVFDKEIRSLGSLRHKNILTPLAYHFRRDEKLLVFEFVPNLSLLHRLHGDHGEKLDWPSRLKIIQGIARGMWYLHRELGSLNLPHGNLKSSNIFLAEDGEPIVSEFGLQRLINPDAQSQSLVAYKSPEAVREGTVSAKSDVFSFGVVVLEILTGKFPSQYAGLNRAGGTNLVEWIGSAMEQGGWMDLLHPTVVNAAADDQMMEEEIENVLRIGVRCTGEDPDRRPNMTEVIDELTLEDSNDDFITIET